A region from the Toxotes jaculatrix isolate fToxJac2 chromosome 2, fToxJac2.pri, whole genome shotgun sequence genome encodes:
- the tnnc1a gene encoding troponin C type 1a (slow), which produces MNDIYKAAVEQLTDEQKNEFKAAFDIFVQDAEDGCISTKELGKVMRMLGQNPTPEELQEMIDEVDEDGSGTVDFDEFLVMMVRCMKDDSKGKSEEELAELFRMFDKNADGYIDLDELKMMLESTGEAITEDDIEELMKDGDKNNDGKIDYDEFLEFMKGVE; this is translated from the exons ATGAATGACATCTACAAGGCAGCG GTTGAGCAGctgacagatgaacagaaaaatg AGTTCAAGGCCGCCTTTGACATCTTCGTACAAGATGCAGAGGACGGCTGCATCAGCACCAAGGAGCTGGGGAAGGTGATGAGGATGCTGGGCCAGAACCCCAcaccagaggagctgcaggagatgATTGATGAGGTGGATGAAGATG GGAGTGGCACGGTCGATTTTGATGAGTTCCTGGTCATGATGGTGCGGTGCATGAAGGACGACAGCAAAGGGAAATCAGAGGAAGAACTGGCGGAGCTTTTTCGCATGTTTGACAA GAATGCAGATGGTTACATTGACCTGGATGAGCTGAAAATGATGCTGGAATCTACAGGAGAGGCAATTACTGAGGATGACATCGAGGAGCTGATGAAAGACGGGGACAAGAATAACGATGGCAAAATTGACTATGATG AGTTCTTGGAATTCATGAAAGGAGTGGAGTAA
- the LOC121195955 gene encoding dual specificity protein phosphatase 7-like, producing MSDVTPSKSVEWLQLQLHSGGTSLLLLDCRSKELYESSHIETAINLAIPGLMLRRFKKGNIPIRTIIPNHEDKEKFIRRCKTDTVVLYDECTLDWQASGAPTSVLGLLLQKLWEDGCEAYYLEGGFVKFHEDYPDHCETLLDSSCPSSSPPLSVLGFGNLRISSDCSDGESDREPSSATESEESPIPSNQPAFPVQILPYLYLGCAKDSTNLDVLGQYNIKYILNVTPNLPNMFEHDGHFRYKQIPISDHWSQNLSQFFPEAISFIDEARSKQCGILVHCLAGISRSVTVTVAYLMQRLNLSLNDAYDFVKRKKSNISPNFNFMGQLLDFERTLGLHSPCDNRSTNEEQLFFTTPTNHNVFQLDTLEST from the exons ATGTCTGATGTGACGCCGAGTAAAAGCGTGGAATGGCTGCAACTCCAGTTACACTCCGGAGGCACTTCTCTGCTCCTGCTGGACTGTCGTTCAAAAGAGCTTTATGAATCATCCCACATAGAGACCGCCATAAACCTGGCCATACCGGGGCTGATGCTCCGGAGGTTCAAAAAGGGCAACATACCAATCCGGACTATCATCCCCAACCATGAGGATAAAGAGAAGTTCATAAGGCGGTGTAAGACGGACACGGTCGTCCTGTACGATGAGTGCACCTTGGACTGGCAGGCTAGCGGAGCTCCAACGTCGGTTTTGGGTCTGCTTCTTCAGAAACTGTGGGAAGACGGCTGCGAGGCGTATTACCTGGAAG GTGGATTTGTAAAGTTCCACGAAGACTATCCAGACCACTGTGAGACCCTACTCGACAGCTCCTGTCCCagttcctctcctccactctctgttcTGGGTTTTGGAAATCTCCGGATCAGCTCAGATTGTTCCGATGGGGAGTCCGATCGAGAGCCAAGCAGTGCCACAGAGTCTGAGGAGAGCCCCATCCCCAGCAATCAGCCTGCCTTCCCTGTCCAGATCCTACCCTACCTTTACCTGGGCTGCGCCAAAGACTCCACTAACCTAGACGTGCTGGGCCAGTACAACATCAAGTACATCTTGAACGTCACACCCAATCTTCCCAACATGTTTGAGCATGATGGCCACTTCAGGTACAAACAGATTCCCATTTCGGACCACTGGAGTCAGAACCTGTCCCAATTCTTCCCAGAGGCTATATCATTTATAG ACGAGGCTCGATCGAAGCAGTGTGGCATCCTGGTCCACTGCTTGGCCGGCATCAGTCGCTCAGTCACAGTCACCGTGGCCTACTTGATGCAGAGACTCAACCTTTCTCTCAACGACGCTTATGACTttgtgaagaggaagaagtctAACATTTCCCCAAACTTCAACTTCATGGGTCAGCTCCTGGACTTTGAGAGGACGCTGGGGCTGCACAGTCCCTGTGATAACCGTTCTACCAACGAGGAGCAGCTCTTCTTCACCACACCAACCAATCACAACGTCTTCCAGCTCGACACGCTGGAGTCAACATGA